One window of Saimiri boliviensis isolate mSaiBol1 chromosome 4, mSaiBol1.pri, whole genome shotgun sequence genomic DNA carries:
- the TRIM15 gene encoding E3 ubiquitin-protein ligase TRIM15: protein MPSTPSLKVVHEPPACTCCAGPLEDAVTAPCGHTFCRLCLPKLSQMGAQPSGRILLCPLCQGEEEAETPMAPVPLGPLGETYCEEHGEKIYFFCENDTDFLCVFCREGPSHQAHTVRFLDEAIQPYRDRLRSRLEALSMERDEIEDVKCGEDQKLQALLTQIESKKHQVETAFERLQQELEHQRCLLLARLRELEQQVRKERDEYITKVSEEVTRLGAQVKELEEKCQQPASELLKDVRVNQSRCEVKTFVSPEAISPDLVQKIRDLHRKILPLPEMMRMFSENLVHHLETDSGVITLDPQTASRSLALSEDRKSVRYTGQKKNPRDSPLRFDGLPAVLGVPGFSSGRHRWQVDLQLGDGGGCTVGVAAEAVSRKGEMGLRAEDGVWAVIISHQQCWASTSPGTDLRLGEIPRGVGVALDYEAGLLTLLNAQTREPIFTFTASFSGKVFPFFAVWKKGSCLTLRG from the exons ATGCCCTCAACCCCGTCCCTGAAGGTGGTCCACGAGCCGCCCGCCTGTACCTGCTGTGCGGGGCCGCTGGAGGATGCAGTGACCGCTCCCTGTGGACACACCTTCTGCCGGCTCTGCCTCCCCAAGCTCTCCCAGATGGGGGCCCAGCCCTCAGGCAGGATCCTGCTCTGCCCGCTCTGccaaggggaggaggaggcagagacgCCCATGGCCCCTGTGCCCCTGGGCCCGCTAGGGGAGACTTACTGCGAGGAGCACGGCGAGAAGATCTACTTCTTCTGCGAGAATGACACCGACTTCCTCTGTGTGTTCTGCAGGGAGGGCCCCTCGCACCAGGCGCACACCGTGAGGTTCCTGGACGAGGCCATTCAGCCCTACCGG GATCGTCTCAGGAGTCGATTGGAAGCCCTGAGCATGGAGAGAGATGAGATTGAGGATGTAAAATGTGGAGAAGACCAGAAGCTCCAAGCGCTGCTG ACTCAGATTGAAAGCAAGAAGCATCAGGTGGAAACCGCTTTTGAGAGGCTGCAGCAAGAGCTGGAGCATCAGCGGTGTctcctgctggccaggctgagggAGCTGGAGCAGCAGGTCCGGAAGGAGAGGGATGAATATATCACAAAGGTCTCTGAGGAAGTCACCCGGCTTGGAGCCCAGGTCAAGGAGCTGGAGGAGAAGTGCCAGCAGCCAGCAAGTGAGCTTCTAAAA GATGTCAGAGTCAACCAGAGCAG GTGTGAGGTGAAGACTTTTGTGAGTCCTGAGGCCATTTCTCCTGATCTTGTCCAGAAGATCCGTGATCTCCACAGGAAAATACTTCCCCTCCCAGAGATGATGAGGATGTTCTCAG AAAACTTGGTGCATCATCTGGAAACAGATTCAG GGGTCATCACTCTGGACCCTCAGACCGCCAGCCGGAGCCTGGCGCTCTCGGAGGACAGGAAGTCGGTGAGGTACACCGGGCAGAAGAAGAACCCACGAGACAGCCCCCTGCGCTTCGACGGCCTCCCGGCGGTGCTGGGCGTCCCGGGCTTCTCCTCGGGGCGCCACCGCTGGCAGGTGGACCTGCAGCTGGGCGACGGCGGCGGCTGCACGGTGGGGGTGGCCGCGGAGGCGGTGAGCAGGAAGGGGGAGATGGGCCTCCGCGCCGAGGACGGCGTCTGGGCCGTGATCATCTCGCACCAGCAGTGCTGGGCCAGCACCTCCCCGGGCACCGACCTGCGGCTCGGCGAGATCCCGCGCGGCGTGGGCGTCGCCCTGGACTACGAGGCCGGGCTGCTGACCCTCCTCAACGCCCAGACCCGGGAGCCCATCTTCACCTTCACCGCCTCTTTCTCCGGCAAAGTCTTCCCTTTCTTTGCCGTCTGGAAGAAAGGTTCCTGCCTTAccctgagaggctga
- the TRIM10 gene encoding tripartite motif-containing protein 10 isoform X1, protein MASAASVTSLADEVNCPICQGTLREPVTIDCGHNFCRGCLTRYCEIPGPDPEESPTCPLCKEPFRPGSFRPNWQLANVVENIERLQLVSTLGLGEEDVCQEHGEKIYFFCEDDEMQLCVVCREAGEHATHTMRFLEDAAAPYREQIHKCLKRLRKEREAIQEIQSRENKRIQVLLTQVSTKRQQVISEFSHLSKFLEEQQSILLAQLESLDGDILKQRDEFDFLVAGEICRFSALIEELEEKNERPARELLTDIRSTLIRCETRKCRKPEAVSRELGQRIRDFPQQALPLQREMKIFLEKLCFELDYEPAHVSLDPQTSHPKLLLSEDGQRAQFSYKWQNSPDNPQRFDRATCVLAHAGITGGRHTWVVSIDLAHGGSCTVGVVSEEVQRKGELRLRPEEGVWAVRLAWGFISALGSFPTRLALKEQPRQVRVSLDYEVGWVTFTNAVTREPIYTFTASFTRKVIPFFGLWGRGSSFSLSS, encoded by the exons ATGGCCTCTGCTGCCTCTGTGACCAGCCTGGCAGATGAAGTTAACTGCCCCATCTGCCAGGGTACCCTGAGGGAGCCGGTCACTATCGACTGCGGCCACAACTTCTGCCGGGGCTGCCTTACCCGCTACTGTGAGATCCCGGGCCCAGACCCAGAGGAGTCCCCTACTTGCCCACTCTGCAAAGAACCCTTCCGTCCTGGGAGCTTCCGGCCCAACTGGCAGCTGGCTAACGTGGTGGAGAACATCGAGCGCCTCCAGCTGGTGTCCACACTGGGTTTGGGAGAGGAGGACGTCTGCCAGGAGCACGGAGAGAAGATCTACTTCTTCTGCGAGGATGATGAGATGCAGTTGTGCGTGGTGTGCCGAGAGGCTGGGGAGCATGCCACCCACACCATGCGCTTCCTGGAGGATGCAGCGGCTCCCTACAGG GAACAAATACATAAGTGTCTTAAGCgtctaagaaaagaaagagaggcgATTCAAGAAATCCAGTCAAGAGAAAATAAGAGGATACAAGTCCTCCTG ACTCAGGTGTCCACCAAGAGACAGCAGGTGATTTCTGAGTTTTCACATCTGAGCAAGTTTCTAGAGGAACAGCAGAGCATCCTCTTGGCACAGTTGGAGAGCCTGGATGGAGACATCTTGAAGCAACGGGATGAATTTGATTTCCTGGTTGCTGGGGAGATCTGCCGGTTTAGTGCTCTGATTGAAGAACTGGAGGAGAAGAATGAGAGGCCAGCAAGGGAGCTCCTGACG GATATCAGAAGCACTCTAATAAG ATGTGAAACCAGAAAGTGCCGGAAACCAGAGGCTGTGTCCCGAGAGCTGGGCCAGCGGATTCGGGACTTCCCCCAGCAGGCCCTCCCACTGCAGAGGGAGATGAAGATATTTCTGG AAAAACTATGTTTTGAGTTGGACTATGAGCCAG CTCACGTTTCTCTAGACCCTCAGACTTCCCACCCCAAGCTGCTCTTGTCCGAGGACGGCCAGCGGGCTCAGTTCTCCTACAAATGGCAGAACTCGCCAGACAACCCCCAGCGTTTTGACCGGGCCACCTGTGTTCTGGCACATGCTGGCATCACAGGGGGGAGACACACGTGGGTGGTGAGTATAGACCTGGCCCACGGGGGCAGCTGCACGGTGGGCGTGGTGAGCGAGGAAGTGCAGCGGAAGGGGGAGCTTCGGCTGCGGCCAGAGGAGGGAGTGTGGGCTGTGAGGCTGGCCTGGGGCTTCATCTCCGCTCTGGGCTCCTTCCCCACACGGCTGGCCCTGAAGGAGCAGCCCCGGCAGGTGCGGGTGTCTCTTGACTACGAGGTGGGGTGGGTGACCTTCACCAACGCTGTCACCCGAGAGCCCATCTACACCTTCACTGCCTCCTTCACTAGGAAGGTCATTCCCTTCTTTGGGCTCTGGGGCCGAGGGTCCAGTTTCTCCCTGAGCTCCTGA
- the TRIM10 gene encoding tripartite motif-containing protein 10 isoform X2: MASAASVTSLADEVNCPICQGTLREPVTIDCGHNFCRGCLTRYCEIPGPDPEESPTCPLCKEPFRPGSFRPNWQLANVVENIERLQLVSTLGLGEEDVCQEHGEKIYFFCEDDEMQLCVVCREAGEHATHTMRFLEDAAAPYREQIHKCLKRLRKEREAIQEIQSRENKRIQVLLTQVSTKRQQVISEFSHLSKFLEEQQSILLAQLESLDGDILKQRDEFDFLVAGEICRFSALIEELEEKNERPARELLTDIRSTLIRCETRKCRKPEAVSRELGQRIRDFPQQALPLQREMKIFLEKLCFELDYEPAHVSLDPQTSHPKLLLSEDGQRAQFSYKWQNSPDNPQRFDRATCVLAHAGITGGRHTWVWMARVPGDSGCCRLSSPPSLPGTEVAA; this comes from the exons ATGGCCTCTGCTGCCTCTGTGACCAGCCTGGCAGATGAAGTTAACTGCCCCATCTGCCAGGGTACCCTGAGGGAGCCGGTCACTATCGACTGCGGCCACAACTTCTGCCGGGGCTGCCTTACCCGCTACTGTGAGATCCCGGGCCCAGACCCAGAGGAGTCCCCTACTTGCCCACTCTGCAAAGAACCCTTCCGTCCTGGGAGCTTCCGGCCCAACTGGCAGCTGGCTAACGTGGTGGAGAACATCGAGCGCCTCCAGCTGGTGTCCACACTGGGTTTGGGAGAGGAGGACGTCTGCCAGGAGCACGGAGAGAAGATCTACTTCTTCTGCGAGGATGATGAGATGCAGTTGTGCGTGGTGTGCCGAGAGGCTGGGGAGCATGCCACCCACACCATGCGCTTCCTGGAGGATGCAGCGGCTCCCTACAGG GAACAAATACATAAGTGTCTTAAGCgtctaagaaaagaaagagaggcgATTCAAGAAATCCAGTCAAGAGAAAATAAGAGGATACAAGTCCTCCTG ACTCAGGTGTCCACCAAGAGACAGCAGGTGATTTCTGAGTTTTCACATCTGAGCAAGTTTCTAGAGGAACAGCAGAGCATCCTCTTGGCACAGTTGGAGAGCCTGGATGGAGACATCTTGAAGCAACGGGATGAATTTGATTTCCTGGTTGCTGGGGAGATCTGCCGGTTTAGTGCTCTGATTGAAGAACTGGAGGAGAAGAATGAGAGGCCAGCAAGGGAGCTCCTGACG GATATCAGAAGCACTCTAATAAG ATGTGAAACCAGAAAGTGCCGGAAACCAGAGGCTGTGTCCCGAGAGCTGGGCCAGCGGATTCGGGACTTCCCCCAGCAGGCCCTCCCACTGCAGAGGGAGATGAAGATATTTCTGG AAAAACTATGTTTTGAGTTGGACTATGAGCCAG CTCACGTTTCTCTAGACCCTCAGACTTCCCACCCCAAGCTGCTCTTGTCCGAGGACGGCCAGCGGGCTCAGTTCTCCTACAAATGGCAGAACTCGCCAGACAACCCCCAGCGTTTTGACCGGGCCACCTGTGTTCTGGCACATGCTGGCATCACAGGGGGGAGACACACGTGGGTG TGGATGGCCAGGGTACCTGGGGACTCAGGCTGCTGCCGGCTCTCCTCACCACCATCGTTGCCAGGCACAGAAGTAGCTGCATAG